In one window of Candidatus Scalindua sp. DNA:
- the hemL gene encoding glutamate-1-semialdehyde 2,1-aminomutase translates to MVIFFNQYRKVMLLSVKSKAAFKQACKTIPGGVNSPVRAFGAVGNEPLFIDSGHGCHITDIDGNTFIDYVCSWGPLILGHLEDSVLKAIKHTLEKGTSFGAPTELEIQLAELVREAVPSIEKVRMVNSGTEATMSAIRLARGYTGRDLVVKFDGCYHGHVDGLLVQAGSGATTLGTPTSPGVPQDYIRNTLTIPFNDIDVVREVCDKRGKEIACIILEPIAGNMGVIPPKKGYLEGLREITDSHGIVLIFDEVMTGFRVAYGGAQELYNVTPDLTTLGKIIGGGLPVGAYGGKSQIMDFISPNGSVYQAGTLSGNPLAMASGIATLKKLQEEGVYRRLEMSSKRLAEGLRKAAVDAGVPAYHSRVGSMLCLFFHDGEVTDYESARRSNTQKYASYFHGMLEKGVYLAPSQFEAAFVSTAHGEDDIDATIQAGCEVMKSLK, encoded by the coding sequence ATGGTGATTTTTTTCAATCAATACCGTAAAGTTATGTTGTTAAGCGTCAAGTCAAAAGCGGCATTTAAACAAGCGTGTAAAACTATTCCTGGTGGTGTAAACAGTCCGGTTCGGGCGTTTGGGGCAGTGGGTAATGAGCCGCTCTTCATAGATTCTGGCCATGGTTGTCATATAACGGATATTGATGGCAATACTTTTATCGATTATGTATGCTCCTGGGGTCCTTTGATCCTGGGCCATCTGGAAGATAGCGTACTTAAGGCGATAAAACATACCCTGGAAAAAGGAACAAGTTTCGGGGCGCCTACGGAGTTGGAAATTCAGCTTGCCGAGCTCGTCAGAGAAGCGGTCCCATCCATTGAGAAGGTAAGGATGGTCAATTCCGGAACTGAGGCTACCATGAGTGCTATTCGCCTGGCAAGAGGTTATACCGGAAGAGATCTGGTGGTAAAATTTGATGGCTGTTATCATGGACATGTTGATGGTCTTCTGGTGCAGGCCGGATCCGGTGCAACCACATTAGGTACTCCCACAAGTCCGGGTGTGCCGCAGGATTATATCAGGAACACCCTCACTATCCCCTTTAATGACATTGATGTTGTCAGGGAAGTGTGTGATAAAAGGGGGAAAGAGATTGCCTGTATCATTTTGGAACCAATTGCTGGGAATATGGGTGTGATTCCTCCGAAAAAAGGATATCTGGAGGGGTTGCGTGAGATAACAGACAGCCATGGTATTGTGCTTATCTTTGATGAGGTTATGACGGGTTTCAGGGTTGCGTATGGTGGTGCTCAGGAATTATATAATGTTACACCGGACTTGACAACGCTCGGTAAGATAATTGGTGGCGGTCTCCCGGTAGGCGCATATGGTGGTAAATCGCAGATAATGGATTTCATATCTCCCAATGGTTCCGTTTATCAGGCGGGGACATTATCGGGAAATCCTTTAGCGATGGCATCGGGCATAGCTACACTGAAGAAACTACAAGAGGAAGGTGTTTATCGTCGATTGGAGATGAGCTCAAAGAGACTGGCTGAAGGGCTTCGGAAAGCGGCTGTTGACGCAGGTGTCCCAGCGTACCATTCACGTGTCGGATCGATGCTGTGTCTGTTTTTTCATGATGGTGAAGTGACTGATTATGAATCTGCCAGGAGGAGTAATACGCAGAAATATGCCTCTTATTTTCACGGTATGCTGGAAAAGGGTGTCTACCTGGCCCCTTCGCAATTTGAGGCAGCTTTTGTCTCGACTGCTCACGGAGAAGACGATATAGACGCTACTATTCAGGCGGGTTGTGAGGTTATGAAGTCTCTGAAATGA
- a CDS encoding AtpZ/AtpI family protein, translated as MNQNDSGSTFRALSLTSGIGFMLAACLAGGYYAGSYLDSKFGTEPWLLITALLLCLAGGILEVCSMVKKAMKETEKD; from the coding sequence TTGAATCAGAATGATTCAGGCAGTACCTTTCGTGCCTTGAGTCTTACAAGTGGGATAGGGTTTATGCTCGCTGCTTGTCTGGCGGGTGGTTACTATGCAGGGAGTTATCTGGATTCGAAATTTGGTACCGAGCCCTGGTTGCTGATCACCGCTCTCCTTCTCTGTTTGGCTGGCGGGATTTTAGAGGTATGCTCTATGGTTAAAAAGGCGATGAAGGAAACGGAAAAAGATTAA
- the atpB gene encoding F0F1 ATP synthase subunit A — protein sequence MTEEAHGSSSGGVPELPTFFDLLPIDRHIEIFGLTLHQLLPIVMSLLIIGFLGVFSMMATRNLKMVPGGLQAILEIVVEALDSFVQSILGKMSDRFLPFIGTLFLYILIMNLIGQVPLLHSPTTNYNTTLALTLLVFFATHYYGLKHNGPVKYVKHMLGEPRWMSPMLFPLHLVSEIITRPLSLSMRLYGNLMGGHTVLSIFIGLSPLLLGFIPIPIHFPFVLLDLLLAALQAFIFAFLASFYIAGSIGEKHL from the coding sequence TTGACTGAAGAGGCACATGGAAGTTCTAGCGGTGGGGTGCCGGAACTTCCCACTTTTTTTGATCTTCTGCCCATCGATAGGCACATCGAGATATTTGGTTTGACTCTGCATCAGCTCCTGCCGATAGTTATGTCTCTGCTGATCATTGGTTTTCTCGGGGTGTTTTCGATGATGGCAACACGTAACCTGAAGATGGTACCGGGTGGATTGCAGGCAATTCTCGAAATCGTGGTGGAAGCACTTGATAGTTTTGTACAGTCAATATTGGGTAAAATGTCTGACAGATTTCTGCCTTTTATCGGTACACTTTTTCTGTACATACTCATCATGAACCTTATTGGCCAGGTACCGTTGCTTCATTCTCCAACGACGAATTATAATACAACTCTGGCTCTGACTTTACTGGTATTTTTTGCCACTCACTATTATGGACTCAAGCATAATGGTCCGGTAAAATATGTTAAGCATATGTTGGGTGAGCCGAGATGGATGTCCCCGATGCTGTTTCCGTTACATCTGGTGTCGGAAATCATAACACGTCCACTGTCACTTTCAATGCGTCTTTACGGGAATTTAATGGGTGGGCACACCGTGCTGTCTATATTTATAGGACTTTCTCCTTTATTACTGGGATTTATTCCTATCCCTATACATTTTCCGTTTGTTTTGTTGGATTTGTTGCTGGCAGCACTCCAGGCCTTTATATTTGCATTTTTAGCTAGCTTTTACATAGCTGGGTCAATTGGAGAGAAACATTTATAA
- the atpE gene encoding ATP synthase F0 subunit C — MIYFACLAIGIGMLAFASFGCGIGQGIAVAGASSAVARQPELFGKIQMLMFIGLGFIEALAIYSLVLSFILLGKLPDAADVLKVLGQ; from the coding sequence ATGATTTATTTTGCATGTTTGGCGATTGGAATCGGTATGCTGGCTTTTGCTTCGTTTGGTTGTGGCATAGGCCAAGGTATTGCGGTAGCTGGTGCTTCATCTGCAGTAGCACGGCAGCCTGAGCTGTTCGGAAAAATTCAGATGCTTATGTTCATAGGACTGGGATTTATCGAAGCGTTGGCAATTTATTCACTGGTTTTATCATTTATCTTATTGGGAAAATTACCCGATGCAGCAGATGTGTTAAAGGTATTGGGACAATAA
- the atpF gene encoding F0F1 ATP synthase subunit B: protein MGNLLDALGVDFKMVIIQAAGFILLLILMKKFLFGKIKDVIKARADEIKARYKRSEDDRAEAERLKEEYQQKSVNADVAAEAKIEEAVVKAKDISDVMIKEAHQAVADEKSRAQIGIELEKKKALAEVRNQIVDLTILTTTRLIKQSTSRATAEKLVDDVIEGVGKLS, encoded by the coding sequence GTGGGAAATTTGTTGGACGCTTTAGGCGTAGATTTCAAGATGGTCATTATACAGGCTGCAGGGTTTATTCTCCTGCTGATCTTGATGAAGAAGTTTCTTTTCGGCAAGATCAAGGACGTTATCAAGGCCAGGGCGGATGAGATAAAGGCCAGGTACAAACGAAGTGAAGATGACAGGGCTGAGGCGGAAAGGCTGAAAGAAGAGTATCAGCAGAAAAGTGTCAATGCTGATGTGGCTGCGGAGGCTAAGATCGAGGAAGCTGTAGTTAAAGCAAAAGACATTAGTGACGTAATGATTAAGGAGGCGCATCAGGCTGTTGCGGATGAGAAATCCAGGGCTCAAATAGGTATCGAGTTGGAAAAAAAGAAAGCCTTGGCAGAGGTAAGAAATCAGATTGTCGATCTTACAATTCTTACAACTACAAGGTTGATTAAACAGTCTACCAGTCGTGCTACGGCTGAAAAATTAGTGGATGACGTTATTGAGGGAGTGGGGAAACTGTCTTGA
- the atpH gene encoding ATP synthase F1 subunit delta, which yields MIEESLVQGYAKALFEVAVDKGDTGDIEKDLDCIKELLVNNKRFCEILYHPSIVKADKKEIINRVIVPLCSSKWVKNLLFLLIDKRRERILVYIPDIYKKVAARIRGVVSVKVQTAIPLSEERLAELHKNLEKLTKKKVEIEAEVTKEILGGMIIRIENKIIDGSITNHLKNLKKSLLKTTFA from the coding sequence TTGATAGAAGAGAGCTTGGTACAAGGGTATGCAAAGGCTTTGTTTGAAGTCGCTGTTGATAAGGGTGATACGGGTGACATAGAAAAAGACCTGGACTGTATTAAGGAATTGCTAGTCAACAATAAGAGGTTTTGTGAGATTCTCTACCATCCATCCATTGTGAAGGCCGATAAAAAAGAGATTATCAACAGGGTTATTGTGCCTCTCTGTTCCAGTAAATGGGTGAAAAATCTTCTCTTTCTTTTAATTGATAAGAGAAGAGAGAGGATTTTGGTTTATATTCCAGATATTTACAAAAAAGTTGCAGCCAGGATAAGGGGGGTTGTCTCCGTAAAAGTTCAGACTGCAATTCCTTTGAGCGAAGAGAGGCTTGCTGAATTGCATAAGAATCTCGAAAAGCTGACAAAGAAGAAAGTGGAAATTGAAGCAGAAGTTACTAAAGAGATCCTTGGTGGAATGATAATCAGGATAGAAAATAAAATTATTGATGGAAGTATTACAAACCATTTGAAAAATCTAAAAAAGAGTTTGCTGAAGACGACCTTCGCCTAA
- the atpA gene encoding F0F1 ATP synthase subunit alpha, with protein MTVRPDEVASIIKQEIERYEDKLKMESVGTVLQVGDGVARVYGLDDCMSNELLEFPGEVFGIALNLEEDNVGCVLLGSDKDIKEGDTVKTTGRIVEVPVGEGLLGRVVNALGQPLDGKGPIVSDKSMPVEGSSPNVVERQPVVEPLQTGIKAIDAMIPIGRGQRELIIGDRQTGKTAILVDTILNQKGTGVVSIYVAIGQKLSTVAGVIKVLEESGALENSIVVVASASDPAPMQYLAPYSGCAMGEYFRDNGKHAVIMYDDLYKHAVAYRQVSLLLRRPPGREAFPGDIFNIHSRLLERAAKLNDELGGGSLTALPVVETQAGDYAAYIPTNVISITDGQIYLESDLFNSGVRPAISVGLSVSRVGGNAQIPAMKKVAGALRLNLAQHRELAAFAQFGSELDKATQDQLSRGERLIEILKQPQYTPSPVEEQVIIIYAAINGYLDDIPTEKIKDFEIKFLKNIREKHSAIAMTIKEKKKIEEDTANNLNRAITEFKKLYNA; from the coding sequence ATGACCGTAAGACCAGATGAAGTTGCTTCGATTATAAAGCAAGAAATTGAAAGATATGAAGATAAATTGAAGATGGAGAGTGTTGGTACCGTTCTCCAGGTTGGTGATGGTGTCGCCAGGGTTTATGGTCTGGATGACTGCATGTCAAACGAATTGCTGGAGTTTCCGGGAGAAGTTTTTGGGATTGCCCTTAATCTGGAAGAGGATAACGTTGGATGTGTATTGTTAGGATCTGACAAAGATATAAAAGAAGGTGATACGGTAAAGACCACGGGAAGGATTGTAGAAGTGCCTGTTGGAGAAGGGCTGCTTGGAAGAGTGGTAAATGCGCTTGGTCAGCCACTTGATGGTAAGGGGCCTATCGTTTCTGATAAATCAATGCCGGTCGAAGGTTCTTCTCCCAACGTTGTAGAAAGACAGCCGGTGGTTGAACCGCTGCAGACGGGTATAAAGGCTATCGATGCCATGATTCCAATTGGCCGAGGACAGAGAGAATTGATAATAGGTGACAGGCAGACAGGTAAAACTGCTATTCTGGTAGATACAATCCTGAACCAGAAGGGGACGGGTGTCGTGAGTATTTATGTGGCAATCGGCCAGAAACTTTCCACCGTGGCAGGTGTAATCAAGGTCCTTGAAGAAAGCGGGGCATTGGAGAATTCTATCGTTGTGGTTGCATCTGCAAGTGACCCTGCACCAATGCAATATCTTGCTCCTTATTCCGGTTGTGCGATGGGTGAATACTTCAGGGATAATGGAAAACATGCAGTTATAATGTATGACGATCTGTATAAGCATGCCGTTGCATACAGGCAGGTGTCTTTGCTTCTGAGAAGGCCTCCGGGTAGAGAGGCGTTTCCGGGTGATATTTTTAATATTCACTCCCGCTTGCTGGAAAGAGCGGCTAAGTTAAATGATGAGCTCGGTGGGGGGTCTCTGACGGCACTTCCGGTTGTGGAAACTCAAGCTGGCGATTATGCGGCTTATATTCCAACAAATGTTATATCAATTACAGACGGTCAGATCTATCTCGAGAGTGATCTCTTTAATTCAGGTGTCCGTCCTGCAATCAGTGTCGGACTTTCTGTCTCCAGGGTGGGTGGAAATGCACAGATTCCTGCAATGAAGAAAGTTGCCGGGGCATTGCGGCTCAACCTGGCTCAGCATCGTGAGTTGGCGGCTTTTGCACAGTTTGGTTCAGAACTTGATAAGGCGACACAGGATCAGTTGTCGAGAGGTGAAAGATTAATAGAGATATTGAAACAACCGCAATATACGCCATCACCGGTGGAAGAACAGGTTATTATCATTTACGCAGCTATTAACGGTTACCTGGATGATATACCGACCGAGAAGATAAAGGATTTTGAAATCAAATTCCTGAAGAACATAAGAGAAAAACATTCAGCGATAGCCATGACGATCAAAGAGAAGAAGAAGATTGAAGAGGACACTGCCAATAATCTGAACAGGGCAATCACAGAATTCAAGAAATTGTATAATGCGTAA